Proteins encoded within one genomic window of Canis lupus familiaris isolate Mischka breed German Shepherd chromosome 12, alternate assembly UU_Cfam_GSD_1.0, whole genome shotgun sequence:
- the LOC119876862 gene encoding patched domain-containing protein 4, which yields MDGFTGRAKATMAEAGHGTKGVFELLSGWRRTRENLPFKDRVADAYSDVMVTYTMTSSLYFITFGMGASPFTNIEAVKVFCQNMCVSILLNYFYIFSFFGSCLVFAGQLEQNRYHSIFCCKIPSAEYLDRKPVWFQTVMSDGHQQTSHHETNPYQHHFIQHFLREHYNEWITNIYVKPFVVILYLIYASFSFMGCLQISDRANIINLLASDSPSVSYAMVQQKYFSNYSPVIGFYIYEPLEYWNSSVQEDLRRLCSGFTAVSWVEQYYQFLKVSNISANNKSDFISVLQSSFLKKPEFQHFRNDIIFSKAGDENNIIASRLYLVARTSRDKQKEVIEVLEKLRPLSLSKSIRFIVFNPSFVFMDHYGLSVTVPVLIAGFGVLLVLILTFFLVIHPLGNFWLILSVTSIELGVLGLMTLWNVDMDCISILCLIYTLNFAIDHCAPLLYTFVLATEHTRTQCIKSSLQEHGTAILQNVTSFLIGLVPLLFVPSNLTFTLFKCLLLTGGCTLLHCFVILPVFLTFFPPSKKHHKKKKRAKRKEREEIECIEIQENPDHVTTV from the exons ATGGACGGGTTCACAGGGAGAGCAAAGGCTACCATGGCTGAAGCAG gtCATGGAACTAAAGGAGTATTTGAGCTTCTGTCTGGATGGCGGAGAACAAGAGAGAATTTGCCCTTCAAAGACAGGGTGGCAGATGCCTATTCTGATGTGATGGTCACCTATACCATGACCAGCTCCCTGTACTTCATTACCTTTGGCATGGGTGCCAGCCCATTCACAAACATAGAGGCTGTGAAGGTCTTCTGTCAGAACATGTGTGTCTCCATTCTGTTGAACTACTTctacattttctcattctttggcTCCTGTCTGGTCTTTGCTGGCCAACTCGAGCAAAACCGCTACCATAGCATCTTTTGCTGTAAGATCCCCTCTGCAGAATACCTGGACCGCAAACCAGTGTGGTTCCAGACAGTGATGAGTGATGGGCATCAACAGACATCCCATCATGAGACGAACCCCTACCAGCACCATTTCATTCAGCACTTCCTCCGCGAACATTACAATGAATGGATTACCAATATCTACGTGAAGCCATTTGTTGTCATCCTCTATCTCATATatgcctccttctccttcatgGGGTGCTTGCAGATCAGTGACAGAGCCAACATCATCAATCTACTAGCCAGTGATTCCCCGAGCGTTTCCTATGCCATGGTTCAGCAGAAATATTTCAGCAACTACAGCCCAGTGATAGGATTCTACATCTACGAGCCCCTGGAGTACTGGAACAGCAGCGTCCAGGAGGATCTGCGGAGACTCTGTAGTGGGTTCACTGCAGTGTCATGGGTGGAGCAGTATTACCAGTTCCTGAAAGTTAGCAACATCAGTGCCAATAACAAGAGTGACTTTATCAGTGTCCtacaaagttcatttttaaaaaagccagaaTTCCAGCATTTTCGAAACGATATCATCTTCTCCAAGGCAGGGGATGAAAACAACATTATTGCTTCTCGCTTGTATCTGGTGGCCAGGACTAGCAGAGACAAGCAGAAGGAAGTCATAGAAGTGTTGGAAAAATTGAGGCCCCTGTCCCTATCAAAGAGCATCCGATTCATCGTGTTCAACCCCTCCTTTGTGTTCATGGATCACTATGGCCTGTCTGTCACAGTGCCTGTTCTGATTGCAGGCTTTGGTGTTCTCCTGGTGTTAATCCTGACTTTTTTCCTAGTGATCCACCCTCTGGGAAACTTCTGGCTAATTCTTAGCGTCACCTCAATTGAGCTGGGCGTTCTGGGCTTAATGACATTATGGAACGTCGACATGGATTGCATTTCTATCTTGTGCCTTATCTACACTTTAAATTTTGCCATTGACCACTGTGCACCACTGCTTTACACATTTGTATTAGCAACTGAGCACACCCGAACACAATGTATAAAAAGCTCCCTACAAGAGCATGGGACAGccattttgcaaaatgttactTCTTTTCTTATTGGGTTGGTCCCCCTCCTATTTGTGCCTTCGAACCTGACCTTCACACTGTTCAAATGCTTGCTGCTCACTGGGGGTTGCACACTTCTGCACTGTTTTGTTATCTTACCTGTGTTCCTaacctttttccccccttccaaAAAGcaccacaagaaaaagaaacgCGCCAAacgaaaggagagagaggaaattgAATGCATAGAAATTCAAGAGAACCCTGATCATGTCACTACAGTCTGA